The genomic region TACCTACTCACTATATGCACCGATGCTAATACCACTACTGATGACATCCtagttatttaatattttatttttacaaaGACTTTCTCTCTACACTCCAagtagagtcaactctcaactccAAGCATAGCTAATTCACTTGAGTTCTCAACAAGGTTTTCTTTTTGGAACTTGATTTCAGAGAATGAAACATattaagatgttgaagaaaatctGCAATTTAGTTGATTTTGGGGAAAAAGATAtgttaaattaccaatttaccctcaTGTGCTTAGCACACGTCAAATATTTAACGTAAAAGATCATGAGCGTCAGTAACAAGGACTACCGATGATTCGAGTGCAAATCAAAGGATCATCTTTGACAGAAAAAACACAAGGACCATTAATGTTATTCAATACAAATTATGGGGACCATTCGTGAAATTTTGTCATTATTTCACTACTTAGGCATCATGTTGTTCCTCATTTTTTAAAATCAATTGGTATTAGAAAAAGTTTGATTTGATATATATGCTTAATAGTCCCTCATCTTTGACTTATATGTAtgcatttatttttttattatgattaatatgagaCTTTGATTTGCACCATTAGAGCGCTCCCATCATTTTCGTCCAGACGACCCCCCAAGCCACCGCCCACCTGGGCGCCGATGGCAGCAGGCCGCCCAGGAGCTCGCCCACCTTATCGTTCTGCTGCTCGTGCTTCTTAATCATTTTGCTGGACGTATGCATTGAGCCGTTGGTGATGAACCGATCAAATTTTTTGGCCgttgcaattttttttttcttttttcttttttacacTCTATATAAACACACATATGTTTCATTTTATACATctcaaacacatacatttcatatacATTTCATATTCATCTCAAATTATCAATCATTTTCCAAATTAAAGTGAATTCAAATAACCCAAATTCCGATCCCGATGTAAATATGGTATTAACGATCATGAATACCACTAATAATCGAGCACTTGAAGCACTCGAAACACTTGATCATTTGGATGAGTTAAGCGATAATGAAGAAGTTGAACCCGTACCAAGGGCACCTAGAAGATATTTATATAGAGATCGTGAAGGCCGCGCAAAAgctttatggaatgattatttttccGACACTTCTACATTTCCAGACGATTATTTTCGTAGACGTTACCGAATTCGCAAACCTTTGTTTCTTCGTAGATGTCAAGGTATATTGAATTTGTCTCAAACTCCGATTCCCGAGTATTTTACTTATTTTCATCAAAGACGTGATGCTTGCGGATTACTTGATTTTAATATTGTTCAAAAAGTAACATCCGCCATACGTCAACTAGCGTATGCTGCGTCGGCCGACCTTTTTGATGAGTATTTGCATATGGGTGAACAAACCTCATATGATTGTTTAAACAAATTTTGCAAATGTATTTTTCACTTGTACGCAACTGAATATTTGAGAAAACCAACTGCATAAGATGGGCAACGTTTGACCGCTAAACATGCTCAAATACATGGGTTACCGGGGATGTTAGGAAGCATCGATTGTATGCATTGGAGATGGAGAAATTGTCCGGCACGTTGGAAGGGTCATTATACACGAGATGACCATGGTTACCCGTCAATTATGCTTGAAGCGGTATCGTCATATGATGGATGGTTTTGGCACGCTTTTTTTGGTACTGCGGGatcaaataatgatattaatgtacTAAATCAATCTGATTTGTTTAGCGACTTATTAGCCGGCGAAGCTCCACCGTCCACGTTTACTGTTAACGGGGGGACATTTAATAAGGGTTATAAATTGGCGGATGGAATTTACCCGGAATGGATAACACTAGTTAAGTTGTTCAGAAATCTGATTGATCCAAAACAAGTAAAATTCACAAAGTATCAAGAATCggaaagaaaagatattgaacgagCATTTGGAACACTACAAGGTCGATGGACCATTGTTCAACATCCGAAAAAACCGTATTATATCCGCAAAATTAGAAGGATTATGTTAACATGTGTGATATTAAACAATATGATAACCGAGGACAACAGTCGTGCATTTTGTGGACTTGAAGAGAACTATTGTCCGATTCGACGTGCACGAGGAACATTCCAAGAAAGGGTTGAAGCGCATATGCGGGCGGACGCGGAGTTAAAAGATGGGTGCATTCATCGACTACTACGAGATATGTTTGTCGAACATGTATTTAGTCTTCCAGCTAATTATCGTATTCGACATGATCCAACAATTAATCCAAACAATCAAGATGAGGCAGGACATTCACACGTTAACGATGACGAAGACGAAGGCGAAGACgaataatttttaaatttttatgtcattttattttaaactctatgttttaattttaattatttgtaatgtttttaatttttaataaaagtttagttttatttaaataagTATTTAATTTTCGGAAATAATTTAAAAAAAGGAAGGAATGAGTATCATGGTTGGAAGTGTTTAGTCCTGAATTTAGTCCTGAAAAGGAAGTACTGATGTGACGTCCAGAATTAAGGATGAAGAAGTTCCTAGATTTAGTGCACTCTTATATTCTTATATTAAATTTCATCTTTTAAAACAATACACAACTATTTAAAACCGGATCTTACTTTTGGGCTCCACGTTTTCATAATGAATGAATGTTGTATTTATGACCCATCCATCAATATTAATTTCCATTATGGGGTTtccaattaaattattattaaattaaacgtTTGTGTTTCCATTTGTAGTAAGAAATTAATAAATGCTTGCCTACAATGGGCTAATGTCTTTTGATTAGGGAAAGACAAAGGATATTCGATTAAGGAGATTCATTCGATTCGATCTATTTATATGAATATGGATAATCTAAATGAATaataaatggatatagatatgaGTAATGTGAATAATTAGTGAATAAgatataaattataatttattatcTACGAATATATCCATTTATCACATGAAATACGTATACACATAtaaaatactccctccgtcccacttcaGATGTCCACCTTTCTATTTTGGGACGTCCCATATCAAATGTCCACTTTGTATAttaaccaatgagaagaggttatcctggatagagaagatttctgattggtggagaatgaagttagtgagattttCTAAAAGTGTGTGCAACTAGTACTAATTCAAAGTATTTActtaaatatatgcatatatacatgtacatatcctTATACATGTACATATAAATCATAAAATGTTATCGAAGATATGAATTGTAACGATACAACTAGTACTAATTCAAATATCTTACATATATTACGTAGGGGAATTGCCTCAAATATACTTTTttcaaagtttttttaaaaaatacACCTTTTTCAAAAAAATTGGCAATATACACCATTAGGTCGAACATCACTTTGGTCGACTACTTTATagcttggtcgaccacctcatttttcaaggtgaTCGACCAACCTTCATTGCATTATTGGTCGACCACCATATAGAAATGGTCGACTCCTATATACACTCTAGGCAATACATTTTAAAGACACACTAACTTTTCAAAAAGTCAATATGTGTAGTTATGTATTCTCTCACTATCTTTTTTCTCTGCATATAAATTTCTCTCTCATTTAAGATTCAAAAACACCCCAACATTTAATTCAAGATTTTGAACTCGTCTTTGAATGATTTAGATGACACCACCGACACCATTAAACTCGAAATCGTTTTCCGAACGAAACAAA from Rutidosis leptorrhynchoides isolate AG116_Rl617_1_P2 chromosome 9, CSIRO_AGI_Rlap_v1, whole genome shotgun sequence harbors:
- the LOC139867718 gene encoding uncharacterized protein — translated: MVLTIMNTTNNRALEALETLDHLDELSDNEEVEPVPRAPRRYLYRDREGRAKALWNDYFSDTSTFPDDYFRRRYRIRKPLFLRRCQGILNLSQTPIPEYFTYFHQRRDACGLLDFNIVQKVTSAIRQLAYAASADLFDEYLHMDGQRLTAKHAQIHGLPGMLGSIDCMHWRWRNCPARWKGHYTRDDHGYPSIMLEAVSSYDGWFWHAFFGTAGSNNDINVLNQSDLFSDLLAGEAPPSTFTVNGGTFNKGYKLADGIYPEWITLVKLFRNLIDPKQVKFTKYQESERKDIERAFGTLQGRWTIVQHPKKPYYIRKIRRIMLTCVILNNMITEDNSRAFCGLEENYCPIRRARGTFQERVEAHMRADAELKDGCIHRLLRDMFVEHVFSLPANYRIRHDPTINPNNQDEAGHSHVNDDEDEGEDE